DNA sequence from the Cystobacter ferrugineus genome:
TTGGTGTGCACGTGCCCATCCAGGAGACCCTGGTAGTCAATCCACTCGCGCGTGTCCTTGGCCACCCAGTAGGGCCGGGCCGTCAGGTAGATGATCTGGTAGCCGAGGGCCGCGTAGCTGTTCACCACCTCGACCGCATGCGCGTAGGCCTGGGCCGTGCTGACGCCCAGGTAGTCGCCCACCGCTTCGAAGTCATTGAGCGTCAAGGTTCCATCGATGTCGAACAGGACGGTCTTGCGGCCCGGTTCCACCACGGAGACGAAGCCGGTGGCCGAGCTGAGATCGCCCTCGACGATCATCTTCACCCGGTACTCGCCCACTGGACGGGTGATGGGCACGTAGACCTTGCCATCCGAGTCCGTGCGGTACTTGCCGACATACTCCCAACCCGGCGTGAGGGTTCCCATGATGTAGACGTGGACGTCCTCGTCCTCGAGGTCCTTGTGGAAGACGCCGCCGTAGTCGAACTTGCCCACGACCGTGGCCGGGGTTCCCACGGGGACGATCTGGTCATGCACCATGTGATAGGGCGGATTCGTCCAGGACAGGATCTGACTGCCCGAGTGCCGGAAGCTCTTCCGCGCCGGGCCCTGGAGCGCCGGGGGATTGCTGACCGAGGCATAGTCCGGGCAGGTGAGCTGCGCGGACGCGGAAGAGGGAATGGCACTCAGAATCCAGAGCATCAACGCCAACGGCTGGGTCACGGTTCGTGTCACGAGGAACTCCTGGGTTTGGGGGTCTGGCTCGAGCGGAGTGGGGGCCGCCCGAAGCCGGTCCGCCTCTTACCCCTCGACGTGGACGGACGTCCCCCGACATCTCGCGTCATGGCACTTTCAAACATGACGTCATGCGTCATCGTGCCGGATGGCGTGTTCCTGTTGCGAATAGGTTGCAAAAATGTCGGTACACCAAATATTACCTGCCCCCTGGCTCTGGACGTGGGTGATATTGGGTATGGGATTGTTGACGTCTCAGGTGGAACTCGGGGGCAGGGGAGTTGGCTTCATCGTCAAGGAGGGTCTTCGGTTCAAGGACCTGAACAAGAATGGCCAGGTCGAGGTCTACGAGGACTGGCGGCGGACTCCTGAAGAACGGGCGAGAGATCTCCTCGGCCGGATGACGCTGCGGGAAAAAGCGGGCGTCATGATGCATGGAACGGCTCCCACCCGGACGACGGAAGGCGTCAGCCGTTATGACCGGGCACTCGCCACCCGGATGATTTCGGAGCAAGGGGTCAACAGCTTCATCACGAGGCTGGAGGGCAATGGCCGGTTCCTCGCCGAGGAGAACAATGCGTTGCAGGAGATCGCCGAGGCGACGCGCCTGGGCATTCCGGCCACTATCAGCACGGATCCCCGCAACCACTTTCAATTCACGCTGGGCGCCAGTGTCGCCGCGGGGGGCTTCTCCCAGTGGCCAGAGGTGCTCGGGTTCGCGGCCATCGGGGATGAGGCCCTGGTGCGGCGCTTCGGGGACATCGCCCGGCGGGAGTACCGCGCAGTGGGGATCCAGGAGGCGCTCTCTCCGCAGGCCGATCTCGCCACCGAGCCGCGCTGGGCACGCGTCCATGGAACCTTCGGTGAGGATGCCGACCTCGCCCGGACGCTCGTGCGCGCCTACATCGAGGGCTTCCAGGACGGCGGCAACGGCATTGGCAAGGACAGCGTGGTGGCCGTCGTGAAGCATTGGGCCGGCTACGGCGCCGCGAAGGATGGCTTCGACAGTCACAATGCCTACGGCCAATACGCGGTGTTCCCGGGCAACAACTTCGAGTACCACCTCAAGCCCTTCGAGGGCGCGTTCGCCGCGAAGACCGGCGGGGTGATGCCGACCTACTCCATCCTCCAAGGTGTCACCTTGAATGGCCAGCCCCTGGAGCAGGTGGGAGCTGGCTTCAACAAGCAGCTCCTGACGGAGTTGCTGCGCGGCCGGTACGGTTTCGACGGCGTCATCCTCTCGGACTGGGCCATCACCAACGATTGTGATGAGGCGTGCCGCCATGGCGCGCCCCCCGGGCAGACTCCCTCCTTCGTGGGGTTTGGCACCCCTTGGGGCGTGGAGCACCTGTCCAAGGTGGAGCGCTTCGCCAAGAGCGTGAACGCGGGGATGGATCAGTTCGGTGGCGTCGATGACTCCGACGCGCTCGTGGAAGCGGTCAACGCCGGCCTGGTGACCGAGGCGCGTCTGGATGAGTCGGTGTACCGGATCCTGCTGCAGAAGTTCCAGCAGGGTCTGTTCGAGAACCCCTACGTCGATGTGGAGCGGGCGGGCGAGGTGGTGGGCAACTCCGCCTTCCAGGCCGAGGCGACGGAGGCCCAGCGGCGTTCACTCGTCCTGCTGGAGAACAAGGACAAGCTGCTCCCGCTGGGGGCCCACGTCCGCAAGGTCTACCTCCATGGCATCGAAGGTGCCGTCGCCGCCGGATATGGTCTGACGGTCGTCGACACCCCCGAGGAGGCGGATGTCGCGATCATGCGGACGGTGACTCCGTTCGAGACGCTCCATCCCCAGTACGTGTTCGGACTCCGGCAACACGAAGGCAACCTCTCCTTCGAGGAGGGCAACGCCGACTATGAAGCCATCAAGCGCGTGAGCGCCCAGGTGCCGACCATCGTCACGGTCTACCTGGACCGCCCGGCGATCCTGACGAACGTGAAGGACAAGGTCCGTGCCCTCCTCGGCAACTTCGGCGTGAGCGATTCCGCGCTGTTCGATGTCTTGACGGGCAAGGTCTCGCCCCAAGGCAAGCTGCCCTTCGAGCTGCCCTCGTCGATGGCGGAAGTGGAGGCGCAGCGCTCGGACATGCCGCACGACACGGCCCACCCGCTCTACCCCATCTTCTTCGGGCTGGGTTACTGAGCACCCGCGGGGTGGGGGCCCACTGGGGGGCGTGGCGCCACCGGGCGAACAGCTCCCGCATCCTGTCCGCGAAGAAGAGCGGCTTCCCGGCGCAGGGCGAAGAGCGCCAGATCCTTCTCCTTGGCCTCCAGCATCAGGTCCGCCGGTCCATCCAGCGCCGCCACCACCGCCCGGAAGTCTCCCGGGTCGACACGGTCCGCGTGTGCTCCCGGTCTGCCCTCCGGCTTCTGGCTCGCCAGGTGGAACTTGGGCCGCAAGTCCAATGCCCGCCACGAGGCCGCCGACTCGCGCAGCAGTTGCTCCAGCGGCCACTCCGGCTCCGAGGGGCGGATGGCGTTGTGCAGGTTGTCCGCGAGCCAGGGCAGTCCCTGCTCCCGGGTCAGCGGGGCGACCTCGCGCGCGCTCCAGATCTTGTCGTCATGCTCGAGGACGATCCGGTGGCGCAGCTCCTCGGGCATGGCGTCCAGCATGCGGCGCGCGTTGTCCAGCGCCTCGGGCCGGCTCGGCGCGGCCCCTCCGAGATGGAGGACCACGCGCGCCTCGGGCCCCTGGCCGAGCAGATCCAACACACGGGCGCCGTAGCGCAGCTCGGCGAGCGCGGCGTCACGCACCCGCTGGTGCACGGACGTCAGCGAGGCCGCCGCGGGCGAGGGGTGCAGGGACAGGCGCTGGCGCGAGCGCCGGGCGATCCGCCCCAGGCGCTCGAAGTCGCTTGCCCGGGTCCGCCACCACCGCAGCGTGTTGACGGGATGCGAGCCGAACGGGATGAGTGACGAGCCGATTCGGAACAGCTCGATGCCATGGGCCTCGTTGAAGAGGAGGATCTGCTCGAGCTCGGAGAGGTTCAGCTCGATGAGTTCCTCCAGTCGATGGGGCGTGGCACTGGCGAGCCGGCATGTGTGGCTCGCCCCCAGACCGAGCGAGAGGCAGTTGGCCACATAGCCGAGACGGTAGGTCGAGAGTC
Encoded proteins:
- a CDS encoding lipin/Ned1/Smp2 family protein, which gives rise to MTRTVTQPLALMLWILSAIPSSASAQLTCPDYASVSNPPALQGPARKSFRHSGSQILSWTNPPYHMVHDQIVPVGTPATVVGKFDYGGVFHKDLEDEDVHVYIMGTLTPGWEYVGKYRTDSDGKVYVPITRPVGEYRVKMIVEGDLSSATGFVSVVEPGRKTVLFDIDGTLTLNDFEAVGDYLGVSTAQAYAHAVEVVNSYAALGYQIIYLTARPYWVAKDTREWIDYQGLLDGHVHTNPYGDGPIPPDTEQYKTDYLTYLLEDVGLDIVRVYGNATTDIGAYAAVGLPKSETYIIGEHAGSEGTMPIRNDYLQHLNTVVASSPGAGCTPR
- a CDS encoding glycoside hydrolase family 3 protein, which produces MGLLTSQVELGGRGVGFIVKEGLRFKDLNKNGQVEVYEDWRRTPEERARDLLGRMTLREKAGVMMHGTAPTRTTEGVSRYDRALATRMISEQGVNSFITRLEGNGRFLAEENNALQEIAEATRLGIPATISTDPRNHFQFTLGASVAAGGFSQWPEVLGFAAIGDEALVRRFGDIARREYRAVGIQEALSPQADLATEPRWARVHGTFGEDADLARTLVRAYIEGFQDGGNGIGKDSVVAVVKHWAGYGAAKDGFDSHNAYGQYAVFPGNNFEYHLKPFEGAFAAKTGGVMPTYSILQGVTLNGQPLEQVGAGFNKQLLTELLRGRYGFDGVILSDWAITNDCDEACRHGAPPGQTPSFVGFGTPWGVEHLSKVERFAKSVNAGMDQFGGVDDSDALVEAVNAGLVTEARLDESVYRILLQKFQQGLFENPYVDVERAGEVVGNSAFQAEATEAQRRSLVLLENKDKLLPLGAHVRKVYLHGIEGAVAAGYGLTVVDTPEEADVAIMRTVTPFETLHPQYVFGLRQHEGNLSFEEGNADYEAIKRVSAQVPTIVTVYLDRPAILTNVKDKVRALLGNFGVSDSALFDVLTGKVSPQGKLPFELPSSMAEVEAQRSDMPHDTAHPLYPIFFGLGY
- the uvsE gene encoding UV DNA damage repair endonuclease UvsE yields the protein MQEGLSTYRLGYVANCLSLGLGASHTCRLASATPHRLEELIELNLSELEQILLFNEAHGIELFRIGSSLIPFGSHPVNTLRWWRTRASDFERLGRIARRSRQRLSLHPSPAAASLTSVHQRVRDAALAELRYGARVLDLLGQGPEARVVLHLGGAAPSRPEALDNARRMLDAMPEELRHRIVLEHDDKIWSAREVAPLTREQGLPWLADNLHNAIRPSEPEWPLEQLLRESAASWRALDLRPKFHLASQKPEGRPGAHADRVDPGDFRAVVAALDGPADLMLEAKEKDLALFALRREAALLRGQDAGAVRPVAPRPPVGPHPAGAQ